One genomic region from Reichenbachiella ulvae encodes:
- a CDS encoding carbohydrate-binding protein: MKDKIDLNRRAMRVLAILCLVTLGLHQPLHAQYVHTNGTQIVDENGNDLYFTGMNLGNWLLWEGYLMMGDFNYRTHTQFFNSVKDAFGGDLGQAIEFEHQWRMNYVTAQGIADLKGLGFNSVRVPFHFNLFWDYNSNAPSDRGFQYIDRVVNFCRAQGMYVLLDMHAAPGYQNPGDHSDNVNSNASQPRESVTFWDGNNVNIAAEVWKHIASYYANEPVIWGYDLINEPVPQPGREFELLGSMITMRNAIREVDNNHIIVAEGSWWGSDMQKLDWMDPETQNQSGINYRWDNNLVYQTHHYSNDVSALDGRLDLCNKLNVPLILGEYGESDNSNLRNMTDWCLNNNVDYFPWSFKKMSHDRTLWTIHPNAPYENLKNFINNGGTPPANIYNDMIAFCQNNIANGSPGLTWHQGFYDAVKNTGLTQPQGCDNASAVGINGAIEAESYCDMNGLQTETSSEGGENLGYADPGDWADYRVDVPSSGTYTVNFRVASGDTGSKSIELQGSGNVASASFDATGGWQTWTTASASLYLNAGIQTLRLYFPNSGINVNWFELSTSPVLSSIQISPASVTLNVGQSQSFSATGYDQNGNVMNISPSWSGADGNGLFTATAAGTFTVTASQNGVSASATVTVNPNNNAINLPGVIEAENYSAMSGIQTEACSEGGENIGYVDAGDWADYSVNVNSSGSYQVSFRVAADGNANKSIQLQASSGTASASFNATGGWQNWSTVTATISLNAGTQTLRLYFPSSGLNVNYVSLAAANNPTPSTQRIEAENYFEMSGLDTENAQDAGGGQNVGWIDAGDWAGYSVNIPSTGSYTVSYRVASPSGGGQIVLEPFGGGSAYGTINVDATGGWQSWTTISQNVQLNAGVQDIALAFASGGFNLNWFEISNSSGARIAGSTVVSHELQLAAYPNPANHLLNIEGVDESSKHMAIFGIDGRLKYRQQLAGEKRLVLDVSSLDRGVYLLRFDGGQSLRFVKN; the protein is encoded by the coding sequence ATGAAAGACAAAATTGACTTGAATCGCAGGGCGATGAGAGTGCTGGCTATATTATGCCTGGTGACTCTCGGACTGCACCAACCTCTACATGCACAGTATGTGCATACCAACGGAACACAGATCGTAGATGAAAATGGAAACGATCTTTATTTTACAGGAATGAACCTGGGTAACTGGTTGCTTTGGGAAGGCTACCTGATGATGGGAGATTTCAATTATCGCACCCACACTCAGTTTTTCAACTCCGTTAAGGATGCCTTCGGAGGTGACCTGGGACAGGCCATCGAGTTTGAACACCAATGGCGGATGAACTATGTCACGGCGCAGGGCATCGCCGACCTGAAAGGCTTGGGCTTTAATTCAGTAAGGGTCCCTTTTCATTTCAACCTTTTTTGGGACTATAATAGCAACGCTCCATCTGATCGAGGATTTCAGTACATCGATCGTGTGGTCAACTTTTGTCGTGCTCAGGGGATGTATGTCTTACTGGATATGCACGCCGCGCCCGGCTACCAAAATCCTGGCGATCACTCAGACAATGTCAATTCCAATGCCAGTCAACCGAGAGAGTCGGTTACTTTTTGGGATGGGAATAATGTCAACATCGCAGCTGAGGTGTGGAAGCATATAGCCAGCTACTATGCCAATGAGCCCGTGATCTGGGGCTATGATTTGATCAACGAGCCTGTGCCTCAGCCTGGTCGTGAGTTTGAGTTATTGGGGTCCATGATTACCATGCGAAATGCCATTCGTGAGGTGGACAACAATCACATCATCGTGGCAGAAGGCAGCTGGTGGGGATCGGATATGCAGAAGCTCGACTGGATGGATCCAGAAACCCAAAATCAAAGTGGCATCAACTATCGCTGGGACAATAATCTGGTGTATCAGACGCATCACTATTCTAATGATGTGTCTGCTCTGGATGGTCGATTGGATCTATGCAACAAACTGAATGTGCCGCTGATCCTAGGCGAATATGGCGAAAGCGATAATAGTAATCTCCGAAACATGACCGATTGGTGTCTGAATAACAACGTGGATTATTTCCCCTGGTCTTTTAAAAAGATGTCGCATGACCGTACGCTATGGACGATTCACCCCAATGCACCCTATGAAAACCTCAAGAACTTCATCAACAATGGAGGAACGCCTCCAGCGAATATCTATAACGACATGATTGCTTTCTGTCAAAACAATATTGCTAATGGATCTCCCGGATTGACCTGGCATCAGGGTTTTTATGATGCGGTGAAAAACACTGGGCTAACTCAGCCACAGGGATGTGACAATGCCAGTGCCGTTGGGATTAATGGCGCGATAGAAGCAGAAAGCTATTGTGACATGAATGGCTTACAAACTGAAACCAGCTCCGAGGGAGGTGAAAATCTGGGCTATGCTGATCCGGGAGACTGGGCTGATTATAGAGTGGATGTTCCGAGTAGTGGCACCTATACCGTCAACTTTAGAGTAGCCTCTGGGGATACGGGTAGTAAGAGTATCGAACTGCAAGGCAGTGGGAATGTAGCCAGCGCCAGTTTTGATGCGACGGGTGGATGGCAGACTTGGACGACTGCCTCTGCGAGTTTGTATCTGAATGCCGGGATACAAACCCTGCGTTTGTACTTTCCGAATTCCGGAATCAATGTCAATTGGTTTGAGCTTTCGACCTCTCCAGTCCTGTCAAGTATACAAATCAGTCCGGCCAGTGTGACCCTGAATGTCGGACAATCTCAAAGCTTCAGTGCCACAGGCTATGACCAAAATGGCAATGTGATGAATATCTCTCCTAGTTGGTCGGGGGCAGATGGCAATGGACTATTTACGGCCACCGCTGCGGGTACATTTACGGTCACTGCCAGTCAGAATGGTGTCTCTGCATCCGCAACGGTGACAGTCAATCCCAACAACAATGCGATCAATTTGCCAGGAGTCATCGAAGCGGAAAATTACAGTGCTATGAGTGGCATCCAGACAGAGGCCTGTTCCGAAGGGGGAGAAAATATTGGCTATGTAGATGCTGGTGATTGGGCGGACTATAGCGTAAATGTGAACAGTTCTGGCAGCTATCAGGTATCGTTCAGAGTGGCAGCAGATGGAAACGCCAATAAGAGTATCCAACTACAGGCGAGCAGCGGTACGGCTTCTGCCAGTTTCAATGCGACAGGTGGATGGCAAAATTGGAGCACTGTGACTGCCACTATTTCGCTCAATGCAGGAACTCAGACCCTTAGACTTTATTTCCCCAGTTCAGGTCTTAATGTCAACTATGTGAGTTTGGCTGCTGCCAACAATCCTACTCCAAGTACACAAAGGATCGAGGCAGAAAACTATTTTGAAATGAGCGGGTTGGATACAGAAAACGCTCAAGATGCCGGAGGAGGCCAAAATGTAGGTTGGATCGATGCAGGAGACTGGGCAGGCTACTCTGTCAACATTCCATCTACAGGGAGCTATACGGTAAGCTATCGCGTGGCGAGCCCCAGTGGTGGTGGCCAGATTGTATTGGAGCCTTTCGGAGGCGGTAGTGCTTACGGTACTATCAACGTAGATGCAACAGGTGGCTGGCAGAGTTGGACTACTATCTCTCAAAACGTACAGTTGAATGCAGGTGTGCAAGACATTGCACTCGCTTTTGCTTCCGGAGGATTTAACCTCAACTGGTTCGAAATCAGCAATAGCAGCGGAGCAAGGATTGCAGGCTCGACTGTTGTAAGCCATGAATTGCAATTGGCCGCCTATCCAAACCCCGCCAATCACCTTTTGAATATCGAAGGGGTTGACGAAAGCAGTAAACACATGGCCATATTCGGAATAGATGGTAGGTTGAAATATCGTCAGCAGCTGGCGGGAGAAAAGCGATTGGTGCTGGATGTTTCTTCCCTGGATCGAGGGGTGTACCTCCTTAGGTTCGATGGAGGTCAGAGCCTTCGCTTTGTCAAGAATTAA
- a CDS encoding SDR family oxidoreductase has protein sequence MNRDMKNVIVTGGTKGIGRAVIERFAQEGYEILACARNQKDLLAMEDDVQSRFPNAKIHTFSADLSQKGQVLAFADWVLGTVSTVDVLINNAGVFLPGSLLEEAEGNLELMIDTNLYSVYHLTRKLLPRMLEAKTGDIFNICSVASLKAYTNGGSYSISKFALYGFSQNLRFELQDKGLRVISVMPGATLTASWEGVELPESRFIKASDVAESIWSTHQLSKNTVIEDIVIRPQLGDI, from the coding sequence ATGAATAGAGATATGAAGAACGTCATAGTAACAGGAGGAACCAAAGGAATCGGCAGAGCGGTAATCGAGCGTTTTGCTCAAGAAGGATATGAAATACTGGCTTGCGCCCGCAATCAAAAGGATTTGTTGGCTATGGAGGATGATGTGCAGTCTCGCTTTCCCAATGCGAAAATACACACCTTTTCTGCAGATCTGTCTCAGAAGGGCCAGGTATTGGCCTTTGCTGATTGGGTTTTGGGTACCGTTTCTACCGTGGATGTATTGATCAACAATGCTGGCGTGTTTTTGCCGGGATCTTTGCTGGAAGAAGCAGAAGGCAATTTGGAGCTGATGATCGATACCAACCTCTACAGCGTCTATCATCTGACCCGAAAGCTGCTGCCAAGAATGCTGGAAGCAAAAACAGGGGATATTTTTAATATCTGCTCGGTAGCCAGTCTCAAGGCCTATACTAATGGAGGATCTTATAGTATATCTAAATTTGCTTTATACGGTTTTTCTCAAAATCTGAGATTCGAGCTTCAGGACAAAGGTCTTCGGGTGATCTCTGTGATGCCGGGTGCTACACTTACAGCCAGCTGGGAAGGAGTGGAATTGCCTGAGAGTCGATTCATCAAGGCATCAGATGTAGCTGAGTCCATTTGGTCCACCCATCAGTTGTCTAAAAATACCGTGATAGAAGACATCGTCATCCGCCCACAGCTGGGGGATATTTAA